In Denticeps clupeoides chromosome 1, fDenClu1.1, whole genome shotgun sequence, a single window of DNA contains:
- the LOC114796457 gene encoding microtubule-associated protein futsch isoform X13, giving the protein MQMESRRKSQRSSFMDSLSSRSQWIIVLGLLITWSMAGIFMFDFINFKEEPDTQEDPIAAINDALESISEYMDKGLDVLSDPLGLVPESGEIVESAVDGLADLAGSASGLLLDSEGSVYGVRFLKSGGALIEDVRTGMQDAVLYLFHIFEGVLNAVTSFPVGILTQTLDGVKCILNLIANCIPSMPASREGSSYGVGALKSGGALMEDARIGLKNAVLYIFDVFQGLLNAAASFPFDGVTWIVNLIANCIPSMPAGHEGGFYGEVVLQSGGALVEDVRTGVKNVVLYLFNVFEGVLDAVIFIPDLLVTQTMHGVKYITNIVVYCVTSIPIDHAGWIPESIKPMNAITYATEGITNLNKNVFGSLSNMFKSDEGYIPEMSFDPMKVVTDAVEEITDKRNMFLAYLSTMLMQEKEDALQMKRKKGEFFPPLETVTEIMDRKEDDVLLEKIFKATSTKLEDHRRGRAMDDLQEEHEQKQEDSGKLDLKEEEDLDHMGEYQQEDRDEKNNKDASDYYNVSEPENLDDAVEKNVEGLVFLMKPITDVPDLERDSEAADEYEDKKSPESVIPEIEEFKEFETIPDDDEEMISGDTEETGKQARSDITEEEDDDDDDDDDDDKVPAEQAHSDITVSDFEGEIEMKVTDDDDLDSEDTEEKTSNVADDHIIEGEDDGEDLTEKTTAASKLAETTDDYNNDDAEDYRGGDEDNKDKDDYLEIEDAEETTAHDESVSEIDNKKDHVTESEDDVKDLIGPFTEAPKLADNEDDLEREDEEGKITSDLALAEIDNKHDHMTESEDDLIEPPTAAASLTDNHNVHDDDDAEEKIKSDVVVTEMDDKDDPLTVSEADSEDLIDPPAEAPSLTENCDVNYGDVHDDDDDLDSDDAEEKIKSDGGLAEDLVEPQTESPKMAEASDADEEDDLQSEDAEDKIKAEIRNKDDHMTESEDDSEDHTEPTTAAPSLAEVSDNQNDDEDDNDFDSDGSEMTEPLETMDTDVSAEQTKPEDILLKPDSSANGDDQNNNNNDRRKEKSKMKKQLPGKTRQSNITSDVLTEQEDLDSLPQDLYGVLEQEKAYKEQKTKEEVYKVIQELRAAEDEEDEEQMAITEETEKNAEEKTSDRMKRKAKLQMNMTSDDLEPKAEKLEKPEKLKKKPSVETHVIKKKSQKEVEAQRERAKPAKKEAEVLKEKVKPAKTERKVAKKAEQAKKAAPKVSTEKAKISPERKEAEDLKRKVKPAPAIKEVPQEKVKLAPEEAEVTKEKVKPLKKDFAASKEKAKPKKDVEAQTERAKPGKDAEVPKEKAKAKEARQVAKEKPAAQIKEPQVPQKKPITPEKEPAEKAKARPTKKESELPKEKAKAPAEVKEPKILKKDLKPITKEPKIPKEESKPIKKEPKIPKEEPKPIKEEPEIPKEESKPTKKVPEKAKSAPAIKEPEMPKEKEKPTLTVKKAEVTKEKAKSTRAAKQAEVPKEKARPTPGVKKPEEETHPEKKEIQKEEPKSSKKEPKILKEEPKPIKKEPKILKELKPIKKVPKIPKEGSKPIKKELKMPKEEPKPIKEEPEIPKEEPKPTKKEPEISKEESKPIKTEPKVPKEETPPSKKDPKILKEETQPMKKAPELSKEEPKHIKKEHKVLKEEPSPITKEPKIPKEEPKPKKESKIPKAKPRPTMKEPDISKEESKPIKTEPKSPKKELKPIKKEPKIPKEELKPIKKEPKVKKENTQPIKKEPKIPKVKAKPIMKEPKVPKEEIQLIKKEAKIPEEEPKPIKKEPKVPKEETKPIKKEPKVKKEDTQSITKAEPKIPKEEPEPIKKEPKVPKEDTQPIKKEPKIPVEEPKPIKKEPKVPKEDTHPIKKEPKIPVEEPKPIKKEPKVPKEDTQPIKKEPKIPVEEPKSIKKEPKIPVEEPKSIKKEPKVPKEETKPIKKEPKIPEEEPKSIKKEPKVPKEETKPIKKEPKTPKVEAKPIKKEPKIPEEEPKSIKKEPKIPVEEPKSIKKEPKVPKEETKPIKKEPKIPEEEPKPIKKEPKIPKEEPKPIKKEPKVPKEDTQPIKKEPKIPEEEPKPIKKEPKVPKEETKPIKKEPKTPKVEAKPIKKESKIPEEEPKSIKKEPKIPEEEPKSIKKEPKIPEEESKSIKKEPKVPKEDTQPIKKEPKIPKEEPKPIKKEPKVPKEETKPIKKEPKTPKVEAKPIKKEPKIPEEEPKSIKKELDILKEEPKKAEAEVAKGKVKSTPAVKKPEVPKEKPEPIKKEAEMPKEKLKATPTIKKAEVQKEEKKLMKKEPEVPNEKVLHTTATQVEPVLKEKVKPPRKDVELAKAKAKPAPPLKAEAGIPKDKAKPKKAAEKDKEKPEPTPSPKELGVKKEKVPAAPTAKKPDVPKTEAKQPKKAPGAVLKERLKLTRGKADIHLKAELEGLKNLTKPIPKKEHIVKERKKLVEKATPEAPKEVKPVPETEEPEVSQETTAPLEKVVHIESVTPVDVTEPAPTKPGEPPLLEEFGAEEDDLPYFQCFFVDEDDTHYPFFPFSPIQM; this is encoded by the exons ATGCAGATGGAGTCTCGTCGCAAGAGCCAGCGCAGCAGCTTCATGGATTCCCTTAGCAGCCGCAGCCAATGGATCATCGTCCTCGGCCTCCTCATCACCTGGTCCATGGCTGGCATATTTATGTTCGACTTCATCAATTTCAAGGAAGAACCGG acacacaggagGATCCCATAGCCGCTATAAACGATGCGTTGGAGAGCATCTCGGAATATATGGATAAAGGCCTGGACGTTTTGAGTGACCCGCTGG GTTTAGTACCTGAATCGGGTGAGATAGTCGAGTCTGCTGTTGATGGACTCGCTGATTTAGCAGGCTCGGCATCAGGACTGCTGCTGGACAGTGAAG gGAGCGTGTACGGAGTGCGTTTCTTGAAATCAGGTGGTGCTCTAATCGAAGATGTAAGAACTGGAATGCAGGATGCGGTGCTGTATTTATTCCACATCTTTGAAG GAGTGCTGAATGCAGTGACCTCCTTCCCAGTAGGAATTTTGACTCAAACACTTGATGGAGTTAAATGCATACTGAACTTGATCGCAAACTGTATTCCAAGCATGCCAGCTAGCCGTGAAG GGAGTTCTTATGGAGTGGGCGCCCTGAAATCTGGTGGTGCACTAATGGAAGATGCAAGAATTGGGCTGAAGAACGCAGTCCTGTATATATTCGACGTCTTTCAAG GCCTCCTCAATGCAGCGGCCTCCTTCCCGTTTGATGGAGTAACATGGATAGTGAACTTGATTGCAAACTGTATTCCAAGCATGCCAGCTGGCCACGAAG gggGTTTTTATGGAGAGGTTGTCCTGCAATCTGGAGGTGCACTCGTGGAAGATGTGAGAACTGGAGTGAAGAATGTGGTTCTGTATTTATTCAACGTCTTCGAAG GAGTGCTGGATGCAGTTATCTTCATCCCGGATCTGCTTGTGACTCAAACAATGCATGGAGTGAAATACATAACAAACATTGTGGTATATTGCGTCACAAGCATACCCATTGACCATGCAG GTTGGATTCCCGAAAGCATTAAACCAATGAACGCCATTACTTACGCAACAGAAGGAATCACTAACCTAAACAAGAATGTCTTTGGCTCGTTGTCTAACATGTTCAAGAGTGATGAAG GTTACATTCCGGAAATGAGCTTTGACCCCATGAAAGTTGTCACTGATGCAGTAGAAGAAATTACTGACAAAAGGAACATGTTCTTGGCATATTTGTCAACTATGCTGATGCAAGAAAAGG aaGATGCACTacagatgaaaagaaagaaag GAGAATTTTTCCCTCCACTAGAAACAG TTACAGAGATCATGGACAGAAAAGAAGATGATGTTCTGCTGGAGAAGATCTTTAAGGCCACTAGTACAAAGCTAGAAGATCACAGGAGAGGAAGAGCCATGGATGACCTCCAAGAAGAGCATGAGCAAAAACAGGAAGATTCTGGTAAATTGGAtttgaaagaggaagaagatcTAGATCACATGGGAGAATATCAACAGGAGGACAGGGATGAGAAAAACAACAAGGATGCTTCTGATTATTATAATGTTTCCGAACCTGAAAATCTTGATGATGCTGTTGAAAAAAATGTTGAGGGTCTTGTGTTTTTGATGAAACCCATCACAGACGTTCCAGATTTGGAAAGGGATTCTGAAGCAGCAGATGAATATGAGGATAAGAAGAGTCCAGAGTCTGTCATTCCTGAAATAgaagaatttaaagaatttgaAACAATTCCAGATGACGATGAAGAAATGATCAGTGGGGATACAGAGGAGACAGGAAAACAGGCAAGATCTGACataacagaagaagaagatgatgatgatgatgatgatgatgatgatgataaggTCCCAGCAGAACAGGCACATTCTGATATAACCGTGTCTGACTTTGAAGGTGAAATAGAGATGAAGGTCACTGATGACGATGATTTAGACAGTGAGGATACAGAGGAAAAAACATCCAATGTAGCTGACGATCATATTATTGAAGGTGAAGATGACGGTGAAGACCTGACAGAAAAAACCACAGCAGCCAGTAAATTGGCTGAGACCACTGACGATTACAACAACGATGATGCTGAAGATTACAGGGGAGGTGATGAAGATAACAAAGATAAGGATGATTATTTGGAGATCGAGGATGCAGAGGAAACAACAGCACATGATGAATCTGTTTCTGAAATAGATAACAAAAAGGATCATGTCACTGAAAGTGAAGATGACGTTAAAGACCTGATAGGACCATTCACAGAAGCACCTAAACTGGCTGATAATGAAGATGATTTAGAGCGTGAGGATGAAGAAGGAAAAATAACATCTGATCTAGCTCTAGCTGAAATAGATAACAAACATGACCACATGACTGAAAGTGAAGATGACCTGATAGAACcacccacagcagcagcatcactgACAGATAACCACAAtgttcatgatgatgatgatgcagaagaaaaaattaaatctgaTGTAGTTGTAACTGAAATGGATGACAAAGATGATCCTCTGACTGTAAGTGAAGCTGACAGTGAAGATCTAATAGATCCACCTGCAGAAGCACCATCATTGACTGAGAACTGTGATGTTAATTATGGTGAtgttcatgatgatgatgatgatttggATAGTGATGatgcagaagaaaaaataaaatctgatggAGGTCTAGCTGAAGACCTTGTAGAACCACAAACAGAATCACCTAAAATGGCTGAGGCCAGTGATGCTGATGAGGAAGATGATTTACAGAGCGAGGATGCAGAAGACAAAATAAAAGCTGAAATACGTAATAAAGATGACCACATGACTGAAAGTGAAGATGATAGTGAAGACCATACAGAACCAACTACAGCAGCACCATCACTGGCTGAGGTCAGTGATAATCaaaatgatgatgaagatgataaTGATTTTGACAGTGATGGTTCAGAGATGACAGAACCGCTGGAGACAATGGATACAGATGTATCAGCTGAACAAACCAAACCTGAGGACATACTTTTGAAGCCTGACAGTTCTGCCAATGGTGATgaccaaaacaacaacaacaacgacagAAGGAAGGAAAAATCCAAAATGAAGAAGCAGTTGCCGGGGAAGACAAGGCAATCAAACATCACGTCCGATGTTCTCACAGAGCAAGAAGATCTGGACTCTTTGCCACAGGACTTATACGGAG TTCTTGAACAAGAAAAAGCATATaaagagcaaaaaacaaaagaagaagtgTATAAGGTCATCCAAG AGTTGAGAGCCGcagaggatgaagaggatgaagaacAGATGGCCATAACTgaggaaacagaaaaaaatgctgaagaAAAAACATCCGACAGAATGAAACGCAAAGCCAAGCTTCAGATGAACATGACTTCAGATGACCTGGAGCCCAAAG CAGAGAAACTGGAGAAGCCCGAGAAGCTGAAGAAGAAACCCAGTGTTGAGACTCATGTGATAAAAAAGAAGTCCCAGAAAG AGGTGGAAGCTCAAAGGGAAAGAGCCAAACCAGCAAAGAAAG AAGCTGAGGTCCTGAAAGAGAAAGTCAAACCAGCCAAGACAG AACGTAAAGTTGCAAAGAAAGCTGAACAAGCAAAGAAAG CAGCACCTAAAGTTTCCACAGAAAAAGCCAAAATATCACCAGAGAGAAAAG AAGCTGAGGATCTGAAGAGGAAAGTCAAACCAGCTCCAGCAATTAAGG AAGTGCCACAAGAAAAAGTCAAGCTTGCACCTGAAGAGGCCGAAG TTACAAAGGAGAAGGTCAAACCACTGAAGAAAg aCTTTGCTGCTTCAAAGGAAAAAGCCAAACCAAAGAAAG ATGTGGAAGCTCAGACAGAGAGGGCCAAACCAGGAAAGG ATGCTGAAGTCCCAAAAGAAAAAGCTAAAGCAAAGGAGG CAAGACAAGTGGCAAAAGAAAAACCAGCAGCACAAATAAAAG AGCCTCAGGTTCCACAGAAGAAACCCATAACTCCTGAGAAAG AACCAGCTGAAAAGGCCAAAGCTCgaccaacaaaaaaag AATCTGAATTACCAAAAGAAAAGGCCAAGGCTCCAGCTGAAGTAAAAG AACCAAAGATTCTGAAGAAGGACCTCAAACCTATAACGAAAG AACCCAAGATTCCAAAGGAGGAATCCAAACCTATAAAGAaag AACCTAAGATTCCAAAGGAGGAACCCAAACCAATAAAGGAAG AACCAGAGATTCCAAAGGAGGAATCTAAACCTACAAAGAAAG TGCCAGAAAAGGCCAAGTCTGCCCCAGCAATAAAAG AACCAGAAAtgccaaaagaaaaagagaagccCACTCTAACAGTTAAAA AAGCAGAAGtgacaaaagaaaaagccaAGTCTACTCGAGCTGCTAAAC AAGCAGAAGTGCCGAAAGAAAAGGCCAGGCCTACTCCAGGGGTTAAAA AACCAGAGGAGGAAACCCATCCTGAAAAGAAAG AAATTCAGAAAGAGGAACCCAAATCTTCAAAGAAAG AACCCAAGATCCTGAAAGAGGAACCCAAACCTATTAAGAAAG AACCAAAGATTCTGAAGGAGCTCAAACCTATAAAGAAAG TACCCAAGATTCCTAAGGAGGGATCCAAACCTATAAAGAAAG AACTTAAAATGCCAAAAGAAGAACCCAAACCAATAAAGGAAG AACCAGAGATTCCAAAGGAGGAACCTAAACCTACAAAGAAAG AACCAGAGATTTCAAAGGAGGAATCCAAACCTATAAAGACAG AACCCAAGGTTCCAAAGGAGGAAACCCCACCTTCAAAGAAAG ACCCCAAGATTCTGAAAGAGGAAACCCAACCTATGAAGAAAG CTCCTGAGCTTTCAAAGGAGGAGCCCAAACATATTAAGAAAG AACACAAGGTTCTGAAAGAGGAACCCTCACCTATAACGAAAG AACCCAAGATTCCGAAGGAGGAACCCAAACCCAAGAAAG AATCAAAGATTCCAAAGGCAAAACCTAGACCTACAATGAAAG AACCAGATATTTCAAAGGAGGAATCCAAACCAATAAAGACAG AACCTAAAAGTCCAAAGAAGGAACTCAAACCAATCAAGAAAG AACCTAAGATTCCAAAGGAGGAACTCAAACCAATCAAGAAAG AACCCAAGGTTAAAAAAGAGAACACCCAACCTATTAAGAAAG AACCCAAAATCCCAAAGGTGAAAGCCAAACCTATAATGAAAG AACCCAAGGTTCCAAAGGAAGAAATACAACTTATAAAGAAAG AAGCCAAGATTCCAGAGGAGGAGCCCAAACCTATAAAGAAAG AACCCAAGGTTCCAAAGGAAGAAACCAAACCCATAAAAAAAG AACCCAAGGTTAAAAAAGAGGACACCCAATCTATTACGAAAG CAGAACCCAAGATTCCAAAGGAGGAGCCCGAACCTATAAAGAAAG AACCCAAGGTTCCAAAGGAAGACACCCAACCTATAAAGAAAG AACCCAAGATTCCAGTGGAGGAGCCCAAACCTATAAAGAAAG AACCCAAGGTTCCAAAGGAAGACACCCATCCTATAAAGAAAG AACCCAAGATTCCAGTGGAGGAGCCCAAACCTATAAAGAAAG AACCCAAGGTTCCAAAGGAAGACACCCAACCTATAAAGAAAG AACCCAAGATTCCAGTGGAGGAGCCCAAATCTATAAAGAAAG AACCCAAGATTCCAGTGGAGGAGCCCAAATCTATAAAGAAAG AACCCAAGGTTCCAAAGGAAGAAACCAAACCCATAAAGAAAG AACCCAAGATTCCAGAGGAGGAGCCCAAATCTATAAAGAAAG AACCCAAGGTTCCAAAGGAAGAAACCAAACCTATCAAGAAAG AACCCAAGACTCCAAAGGTGGAAGCCAAACCTATAAAGAAAG AACCCAAGATTCCAGAGGAGGAGCCCAAATCTATAAAGAAAG AACCCAAGATTCCAGTGGAGGAGCCCAAATCTATAAAGAAAG AACCCAAGGTTCCAAAGGAAGAAACCAAACCTATAAAGAAAG AACCCAAGATTCCAGAGGAGGAGCCCAAACCTATAAAGAAAG AACCCAAGATTCCAAAGGAGGAGCCCAAACCTATAAAGAAAG AACCCAAGGTTCCAAAGGAAGACACCCAACCTATAAAGAAAG AACCCAAGATTCCAGAGGAGGAGCCCAAACCTATAAAGAAAG AACCCAAGGTTCCAAAGGAAGAAACCAAACCTATAAAGAAAG AACCCAAGACTCCAAAGGTGGAAGCCAAACCTATAAAGAAAG AATCCAAGATTCCAGAGGAGGAGCCCAAATCTATAAAGAAAG AACCCAAGATTCCAGAGGAGGAGCCCAAATCTATAAAGAAAG AACCCAAGATTCCAGAGGAGGAGTCCAAATCTATAAAGAAAG AACCCAAGGTTCCAAAGGAAGACACCCAACCTATAAAGAAAG AACCCAAGATTCCAAAGGAGGAGCCCAAACCTATAAAGAAAG AACCCAAGGTTCCAAAGGAAGAAACCAAACCTATCAAGAAAG AACCCAAGACTCCAAAGGTGGAAGCCAAACCTATAAAGAAAG AACCCAAGATTCCAGAGGAGGAGCCCAAATCTATAAAGAAAG AACTAGATATTCTAAAGGAGGAACCCAAGAAAG CAGAGGCAGAAGTAGCAAAAGGCAAAGTCAAGTCCACTCCTGCAGTTAAAA AGCCTGAGGTTCCTAAGGAGAAACCTGAACCAATAAAGAAAG aAGCAGAAATGCCAAAAGAGAAACTCAAAGCCACTCCAACAATAAAAA AAGCTGAGGTtcaaaaggaggagaagaaactaATGAAGAAAg AACCAGAGGTGCCTAATGAAAAAGTATTACACACCACGGCAACACAAG TAGAGCCTGTTCTAAAGGAGAAAGTCAAGCCACCAAGGAAAG ATGTTGAATTGGCAAAAGCAAAAGCCAAACCGGCTCCACCATTAAAAG CAGAAGCTGGCATTCCAAAGGACAAAGCTAAACCTAAAAAAG CTGCTGAGAAGGACAAAGAAAAGCCAGAGCCCACTCCATCACCAAAGG AATTAGGTGTGAAGAAGGAAAAAGTCCCAGCTGCACCAACAGCAAAAA AGCCAGATGTTCCCAAGACTGAAGCCAAACAACCAAAGAAAG CACCAGGAGCGGTTTTGAAAGAAAGACTGAAACTGACAAGAGGTAAAGCAGACATTCACCTCAAAGCAG AGCTTGAAGGTCTGAAAAATCTTACAAAGCCTATTCCAAAGAAAG AACACATTGTAAAGGAAAGGAAGAAGCTGGTGGAGAAAG CAACTCCAGAGGCACCAAAAGAAGTGAAACCTGTGCCAGAGACAGAAG AGCCTGAAGTTTCACAGGAGACCACTGCACCTCTGGAGAAAG TTGTTCATATAGAATCTGTAACACCAGTGGACGTCACAGAACCAGCGCCTACAAAACCAG GTGAACCACCGCTGTTGGAGGAGTTTGGTGCAGAAGAAG atgacctGCCCTACTTCCAGTGCTTCTTTGTGGATGAAGATGACACCCACTATCCTTTCTTCCCTTTCTCACCGATCCAAATGTGA